The proteins below are encoded in one region of Rhizobacter sp.:
- a CDS encoding ABC transporter substrate-binding protein produces MPAIRRRRFVSTTLAASAALAAPAWLRAQPTLKIGLTLPLSGAPVVRNAIQGGGTADVGLDFLAGFQQAVAAERRGQPIEVIELDDAYKPEQAAANVEALARQEVVAISGLWSTAHAQAALPVAARLRLPVIGMRSSAAELRRGDNPWAFHLKASDVDELNAVLKTFSGMSLPRVGVLYVDEPGQRELLKHMQASGASIARAIAVDPTSADKLAAAAREVVATPGTQSMLLLLPTEAVVDTMMELRGRGNAYMAPVCTLSQVISRPFAESRERALNGLGVASPFSNPALSRTEVASRFRDAMIDRDLDALTRSFSAFEGFVYGSVITRTLVEMKAKAAPTRQALAAALRGKQMNLGGLPIRFDERQVGHQSVHLLYKYAAEGALKA; encoded by the coding sequence ATGCCCGCCATCCGTCGACGCCGCTTCGTCAGCACCACCCTGGCCGCCAGCGCCGCACTCGCCGCACCGGCCTGGCTGCGCGCGCAGCCCACGCTCAAGATCGGCCTCACGCTGCCGTTGAGCGGCGCGCCCGTGGTGCGCAACGCCATCCAGGGGGGTGGCACGGCCGACGTGGGCCTCGACTTCCTCGCCGGCTTCCAACAGGCGGTCGCAGCCGAGCGGCGCGGGCAGCCCATCGAAGTGATCGAACTCGACGACGCCTACAAGCCCGAGCAGGCCGCCGCCAACGTGGAGGCGTTGGCCCGCCAGGAGGTCGTCGCGATCAGCGGCCTCTGGTCCACCGCCCATGCGCAGGCGGCCCTGCCGGTGGCCGCGCGCCTGCGCCTGCCAGTGATCGGCATGCGCTCGAGCGCCGCCGAGCTGCGGCGTGGCGACAACCCTTGGGCCTTCCACCTCAAGGCGAGCGATGTCGACGAGCTGAACGCGGTGCTCAAGACCTTCAGCGGCATGAGCCTGCCGCGCGTGGGCGTGCTCTACGTCGACGAGCCTGGCCAGCGCGAGCTGCTCAAGCACATGCAGGCCTCGGGCGCGAGCATCGCCCGCGCCATCGCCGTCGACCCCACCAGCGCCGACAAGCTCGCCGCCGCCGCGCGCGAGGTCGTCGCCACGCCGGGCACGCAGAGCATGCTGCTGCTTCTGCCGACCGAAGCGGTGGTCGACACCATGATGGAGCTGCGGGGCCGCGGCAACGCCTACATGGCGCCGGTGTGCACGCTGTCGCAGGTGATCAGCCGCCCCTTCGCCGAGAGCCGCGAGCGTGCCCTCAACGGCCTCGGCGTGGCCAGTCCGTTCAGCAACCCGGCCTTGTCGCGCACCGAGGTGGCCAGCCGTTTCCGCGACGCGATGATCGACCGCGACCTCGACGCCCTCACCCGCTCCTTCAGCGCCTTCGAAGGCTTCGTGTACGGCAGCGTCATCACCCGCACGCTGGTCGAGATGAAAGCCAAGGCCGCGCCCACACGCCAGGCCCTCGCCGCGGCGCTGCGCGGCAAGCAGATGAACCTCGGCGGGCTGCCCATCCGCTTCGATGAACGACAGGTCGGCCACCAGTCGGTGCACCTGCTCTACAAGTACGCGGCCGAAGGCGCGCTCAAGGCCTGA
- a CDS encoding diguanylate cyclase, which translates to MPQQTAPLPASSALATARRAWKLLYQDSTRCIALADQALARALEDGDTLAEGWARLVRGLHLIWYSTPQTAAHELGQAEACFATLNDRPGHLLAEVGIARCLWRDAKYQESLARILPLRAEGLQVLKRDELGMLLNVIAGCYSSLGESEQAFAYMYQALHEAKPTRSSGFEVVLYCNLAHELIQLGDFHQALAYVEQGIARSHQLRNPRLLSVLLINRIICLMGLDRAPEALPDVKQLLELPADETGRGPTNAHFETMALAALRAGDLALGRDLAGRARGNCPEVEVPDEALTLVVAEAEVLRADGKLADAVQHLQAAGPLLHQADAGLSLRVRCLYHAALADTCQQLGQPEPALAALRAWQRCHVARGHQASRARYQAASLQTELRRLQQHLDETEARRRATEKARAELEAINQQLSQKIDEVEALKSRLERQATRDFLTGLFNRRHLNDVMPQMLAFAQREGQPLAVAIIDLDHFKAVNDRHGHVAGDTLLAAFGALLNENTRQADLAFRFGGEEFCLLMPGSSAELAQRKVLKLLQAWRRRAFHFETGSLAANTFSAGVADSLADALSGGESVERLLKVADDRLLDAKRRGRNQVMWVAADAAESGARLG; encoded by the coding sequence ATGCCGCAGCAGACCGCCCCCCTGCCCGCCTCGTCGGCGCTCGCGACGGCGCGCCGCGCCTGGAAGCTGCTGTACCAGGACTCCACCCGCTGCATCGCGCTGGCCGACCAGGCCCTGGCCCGCGCACTCGAAGACGGCGACACGCTCGCCGAAGGCTGGGCCCGCCTCGTGCGCGGCCTGCACCTCATCTGGTACTCCACGCCGCAGACGGCCGCGCACGAACTCGGCCAGGCCGAGGCCTGCTTCGCCACCTTGAACGACCGCCCCGGCCACCTGCTCGCCGAAGTGGGCATCGCCCGCTGCCTGTGGCGCGATGCGAAGTACCAGGAGTCGCTGGCGCGCATCCTCCCGCTGCGCGCCGAAGGCCTGCAGGTGCTCAAGCGCGACGAGCTGGGCATGCTGCTCAACGTGATCGCCGGCTGCTACTCGTCGCTCGGCGAATCGGAGCAGGCCTTCGCCTACATGTACCAGGCGCTGCACGAAGCGAAGCCCACGCGCAGCAGCGGCTTCGAGGTGGTGCTGTACTGCAACCTCGCGCACGAGCTGATCCAGCTCGGCGACTTCCACCAGGCGCTCGCCTACGTCGAACAAGGCATCGCGCGCAGCCACCAGCTGCGCAACCCGCGCCTGCTGAGCGTGCTGCTCATCAACCGCATCATCTGCCTCATGGGCCTGGACCGCGCGCCCGAAGCGCTGCCCGACGTGAAGCAGCTGCTCGAGCTGCCCGCCGACGAGACCGGCCGCGGCCCGACCAACGCCCACTTCGAGACGATGGCGCTCGCGGCCCTGCGTGCCGGCGACCTGGCGCTGGGCCGCGACCTCGCGGGGCGCGCCCGCGGCAATTGCCCCGAGGTCGAGGTGCCCGACGAAGCGCTCACGCTGGTGGTGGCCGAAGCCGAGGTGTTGCGGGCCGACGGGAAACTCGCCGACGCCGTGCAGCACCTGCAGGCCGCCGGGCCCCTGCTGCACCAGGCCGACGCCGGCCTGAGCCTGCGGGTGCGCTGCCTCTACCACGCGGCCCTGGCCGACACCTGCCAGCAGCTCGGCCAGCCCGAGCCGGCGCTGGCCGCCCTGCGCGCGTGGCAACGCTGCCACGTGGCGCGCGGTCACCAGGCCTCGCGGGCGCGCTACCAGGCGGCCTCGCTGCAGACCGAGCTGCGCCGCCTGCAGCAGCACCTCGACGAGACCGAAGCGCGCCGCCGCGCCACCGAGAAAGCGCGCGCCGAGCTGGAGGCCATCAACCAGCAGCTCTCGCAGAAGATCGACGAGGTGGAAGCCCTCAAGTCGCGCCTGGAGCGGCAGGCCACGCGCGATTTCCTCACCGGCCTCTTCAACCGCCGCCACCTCAACGACGTGATGCCGCAGATGCTGGCCTTCGCGCAGCGGGAAGGCCAGCCGCTCGCCGTGGCCATCATCGACCTCGACCACTTCAAGGCGGTCAACGACCGGCATGGCCACGTGGCGGGCGACACCCTGCTGGCCGCGTTCGGCGCGCTGCTGAACGAGAACACGCGGCAGGCCGACCTCGCCTTCCGCTTCGGCGGCGAGGAGTTCTGCCTGCTGATGCCCGGCAGCTCGGCCGAGCTGGCGCAGCGCAAGGTGCTCAAGCTGCTGCAGGCCTGGCGGCGGCGCGCCTTCCATTTCGAGACGGGCTCGCTCGCGGCCAACACCTTCTCCGCCGGCGTGGCCGACTCGCTGGCCGATGCCCTGAGCGGCGGCGAGTCGGTCGAGCGCCTGCTCAAGGTCGCCGACGACCGCCTGCTCGACGCCAAGCGCCGCGGGCGCAACCAGGTGATGTGGGTTGCGGCAGACGCGGCGGAGAGCGGCGCGCGCCTCGGTTGA
- a CDS encoding GMC family oxidoreductase: protein MPIPQVIPIPTKKPTDPWVVGKRAGWKVIDASTLTADRTVTFDVAIIGTGAGGGLTAEMLAASGLKVVLIEEGPLKSSSDFNMKESEAYPAMYQENLARRTIDGGVGILQGRTVGGGTTVNWATSFRTAPQVLEHWQRVYGLTDYTKAKMDPWFAAVEKRLGIKPWTGQINANNSILSTGLSRLGLSWGIISPNVRGCAALGYCGLGCPINAKQSMLVTSLPVAMALGATMYTRLRAQNYTFNTAKTAITGIVCDALDPSGLKPSGRKVTIKARHYVQATSAINGPALLMRSGAPDPHGTLGKRTFLHPSASVGGFYNNDIAAHSGLPQSIYSDHYLDNVPLTGTPGYKLEVAPLHPVLVAGGPTYFGEQHASLMKNFNKYGVTISFVRDGFMSDSVGGTVVLRADGSPGLDYPLSTSVLESIRQSIKSQGAVHFAAGAQRVFIGHIDAATAGYTDNASFQAAADALPMVSGRVRLNSAHQMGGCGMSADPTKGVVNPNGRHHQITNLSVHDASVFPTSLGLNPQETIWGITARNTAKLALDIYGIRNCAMTSPAD from the coding sequence ATGCCCATTCCTCAAGTCATTCCCATCCCGACCAAGAAACCCACCGACCCGTGGGTCGTCGGCAAGCGCGCCGGCTGGAAGGTCATCGACGCCTCCACCCTGACCGCTGACCGCACCGTCACCTTCGACGTGGCCATCATCGGCACCGGCGCGGGCGGTGGCCTCACCGCCGAAATGCTCGCAGCGAGCGGCCTCAAGGTCGTGCTGATCGAAGAAGGCCCGCTGAAGTCGTCGAGCGACTTCAACATGAAGGAGTCGGAAGCCTATCCGGCGATGTACCAGGAGAACCTGGCACGCCGCACCATCGATGGCGGCGTCGGCATCCTGCAAGGCCGCACCGTCGGCGGCGGCACCACCGTCAACTGGGCGACCAGCTTCCGCACGGCGCCGCAGGTGCTCGAGCACTGGCAGCGTGTCTACGGCCTGACCGACTACACCAAGGCCAAGATGGACCCGTGGTTCGCCGCGGTCGAGAAGCGCCTGGGCATCAAGCCCTGGACCGGCCAGATCAACGCCAACAACAGCATCCTGTCGACCGGCCTGTCGCGCCTCGGCCTCTCGTGGGGCATCATTTCGCCCAACGTGCGGGGCTGCGCCGCGCTCGGCTACTGCGGCCTGGGTTGCCCGATCAACGCCAAGCAGTCGATGCTCGTGACCTCGCTGCCGGTCGCGATGGCACTGGGTGCGACGATGTACACCCGCCTGCGTGCCCAGAACTACACCTTCAACACCGCCAAGACGGCCATCACCGGCATCGTCTGCGACGCGCTCGACCCGTCGGGCCTGAAGCCGAGCGGCCGTAAGGTCACGATCAAGGCGCGCCACTACGTTCAGGCGACCAGCGCCATCAACGGCCCCGCGCTGCTGATGCGTTCGGGCGCGCCCGATCCGCACGGCACGCTGGGCAAGCGCACCTTCCTGCACCCGAGCGCTTCGGTGGGTGGCTTCTACAACAACGACATCGCAGCCCATTCCGGCCTGCCGCAGTCGATCTACTCCGACCACTACCTCGACAACGTGCCGCTCACCGGCACGCCGGGCTACAAGTTGGAAGTGGCGCCGCTGCACCCGGTGCTGGTGGCCGGTGGCCCGACCTACTTCGGCGAGCAGCACGCCTCGCTCATGAAGAACTTCAACAAGTACGGCGTCACGATCTCCTTCGTGCGCGACGGCTTCATGAGCGACAGCGTGGGCGGCACCGTGGTCCTGCGCGCCGATGGCTCGCCGGGCCTCGACTACCCGCTCAGCACCTCGGTGCTCGAGTCGATCCGTCAGTCGATCAAGTCGCAGGGTGCGGTGCACTTCGCGGCCGGCGCACAGCGCGTCTTCATCGGCCACATCGATGCCGCCACGGCGGGCTACACCGACAACGCCTCGTTCCAGGCCGCGGCGGATGCGCTGCCGATGGTCAGCGGCCGCGTGCGCCTGAACTCGGCGCACCAGATGGGCGGCTGCGGCATGTCGGCCGACCCGACCAAGGGCGTGGTCAACCCGAACGGGCGTCACCACCAGATCACCAATCTGTCGGTGCACGACGCGTCGGTGTTCCCCACCAGCCTGGGCCTCAACCCGCAAGAGACCATCTGGGGCATCACGGCGCGCAACACCGCCAAGCTGGCGCTGGACATCTATGGCATCCGCAACTGCGCGATGACCAGTCCGGCAGACTGA
- a CDS encoding LysR family transcriptional regulator: MDKLEGMRIFVAVADAKGFAPAARQLGLSAPAVTRAVAALEARIGTQLLRRSTRQVALTEAGARFHADCRRILAEVDEAESSASGAHSVPQGLLSITAPVIFGRLHVAPVLQDFLGLHPGVNARSVYTDQIVHLLDEGLDVALRIAHLPDSGLVAVRVGEVRRVVVASPQYLAEHGVPRTPQDVSQHRGIGFSQHGSVAAPWVFHPPGRSRGEGEVAHPQLRHVTNAGDASIGGALASQGLARALSYQVAEHVLAGRLHIVMADHEPPPIPVQLVYVEGRRAAAKVRAFVDYAAERLRAEPVLNGSLPWPAPP, encoded by the coding sequence ATGGACAAGCTCGAAGGCATGCGCATCTTCGTGGCGGTGGCCGATGCGAAGGGCTTCGCGCCCGCCGCGCGCCAGCTCGGGCTCTCGGCCCCGGCCGTCACGCGCGCGGTGGCGGCGCTCGAGGCGCGCATCGGCACGCAGCTCCTGCGCCGCAGCACCCGCCAGGTGGCGCTCACCGAGGCGGGAGCGCGCTTCCATGCCGATTGCCGGCGCATCCTGGCCGAGGTCGACGAGGCGGAGTCGTCGGCGAGTGGTGCCCACAGCGTGCCGCAGGGGCTCTTGTCGATCACCGCGCCGGTGATCTTCGGGCGGCTGCACGTGGCGCCCGTGCTGCAGGACTTCCTCGGCCTGCACCCCGGTGTGAATGCCCGCAGCGTCTACACCGACCAGATCGTGCACCTGCTCGACGAAGGCCTCGACGTGGCACTGCGCATCGCCCACCTGCCCGATTCGGGCCTGGTCGCGGTGCGGGTCGGCGAGGTGCGGCGGGTGGTGGTGGCCTCGCCGCAGTACCTCGCCGAGCACGGCGTGCCCCGCACGCCGCAAGACGTGTCGCAGCACCGCGGCATCGGCTTTTCGCAGCATGGCTCGGTGGCCGCGCCGTGGGTCTTCCATCCACCGGGCCGTTCGCGCGGCGAGGGCGAGGTGGCGCACCCGCAGCTGCGCCACGTGACGAACGCAGGCGACGCGTCGATCGGCGGCGCGCTCGCCAGCCAGGGCCTGGCGCGGGCGCTGTCGTACCAGGTGGCCGAGCACGTGCTGGCCGGCCGCCTGCACATCGTGATGGCCGACCACGAGCCGCCGCCGATCCCCGTGCAACTGGTCTATGTGGAAGGCCGCCGGGCCGCGGCGAAGGTGCGTGCTTTCGTCGATTACGCCGCCGAGCGGTTGCGTGCCGAGCCGGTGCTCAACGGCTCGTTGCCGTGGCCCGCGCCGCCGTGA
- a CDS encoding glutathione S-transferase, giving the protein MTPIRLYQHPLSGHAHRVKLFLSLLKLPFEETLVDLTTGAQKRPEFLALNLFGQVPVIQDGDVTLADSNAILTYLALRYDDSGQWLPRDPVGAARVQRWLSVAAGPLVNGPGNARVNVLFGRPRDERCGEIAAQLFQRMDAHLATSPFLAAAHPTIADLALYSYTSHAPEGGVSLEPYPNLRAWLARIEALPGYVSMVRQKALA; this is encoded by the coding sequence ATGACCCCGATCCGCCTCTACCAGCATCCGCTCTCCGGCCACGCGCACCGCGTGAAGCTCTTTCTCTCGCTGCTCAAGCTGCCGTTCGAAGAGACGCTGGTCGACCTGACGACGGGCGCCCAGAAGCGCCCCGAGTTCCTCGCGCTCAACCTCTTCGGCCAGGTGCCGGTGATCCAGGACGGCGACGTCACGCTCGCCGACAGCAACGCCATCCTCACCTACCTCGCCCTGCGCTACGACGACAGCGGCCAGTGGCTACCGCGCGACCCGGTCGGCGCGGCACGCGTGCAGCGCTGGCTGTCGGTCGCTGCCGGGCCGCTGGTCAACGGGCCCGGCAACGCGCGCGTCAACGTGCTCTTCGGCCGGCCGCGAGACGAGCGCTGTGGCGAGATCGCGGCGCAGCTCTTCCAACGCATGGACGCGCACCTGGCCACCTCACCCTTCCTCGCCGCTGCGCACCCCACCATCGCCGACCTCGCGCTCTACAGCTACACCTCGCACGCGCCCGAGGGCGGCGTGTCGCTCGAGCCGTATCCGAACCTGCGGGCGTGGCTGGCACGCATCGAGGCACTGCCGGGCTACGTCTCGATGGTGCGCCAGAAGGCGCTCGCCTGA
- a CDS encoding pyridoxamine 5'-phosphate oxidase family protein: MRHAGEAAVQRRLGVDERMGEVMGEVVRTWMPEQHRELFGKLPTLFVGSLDAQGRPWASVLHGEPGFITAPDERHLRIAAKPSPDDPWQPALDTPLGLLGLEPHTRRRNRMNGSVVALDGDGFTVEVDQSFGNCPKYIQARTPRTVDRAPAAARAEGPRLGDDALELVRHADTLFIATASRTPRAHAGAEGVDVSHRGGPPGFVHIETHGGTHDGHTVLTIPDYAGNRFFNTLGNLVVNPRAGLLFIDYHAGHLLQLTGDAQALWDGELRAIRITVQHGWWRAQALPLRWSPPEPAPQFAAQG, translated from the coding sequence ATGCGTCACGCAGGCGAAGCCGCGGTCCAGCGACGTCTCGGCGTCGACGAACGCATGGGCGAGGTGATGGGCGAAGTGGTGCGCACCTGGATGCCCGAGCAGCACCGCGAGCTCTTCGGCAAGCTGCCCACGCTCTTCGTCGGCAGCCTCGACGCCCAGGGGCGGCCCTGGGCCTCGGTGCTGCACGGCGAGCCCGGCTTCATCACCGCACCCGACGAGCGCCACCTGCGCATCGCCGCGAAGCCGTCGCCAGACGACCCCTGGCAACCCGCGCTCGACACGCCTCTCGGCCTGCTCGGCCTGGAGCCGCACACGCGCCGCCGCAACCGCATGAACGGCAGCGTGGTCGCGCTCGATGGCGACGGCTTCACCGTGGAGGTCGACCAGAGCTTCGGCAACTGCCCCAAGTACATCCAGGCCCGCACACCGCGCACGGTCGATCGCGCACCGGCCGCAGCGCGCGCCGAAGGCCCGCGGCTCGGCGACGACGCGCTCGAACTCGTGCGCCATGCCGACACGCTCTTCATCGCCACCGCCTCGCGCACGCCACGCGCGCACGCTGGCGCAGAGGGCGTGGACGTGTCGCACCGCGGCGGCCCGCCCGGCTTCGTGCACATCGAAACCCACGGCGGCACGCACGACGGCCACACCGTGCTCACCATCCCCGACTACGCCGGCAACCGTTTCTTCAACACGCTCGGCAACCTCGTGGTGAACCCACGCGCCGGCCTGCTCTTCATCGACTACCACGCCGGCCACCTGCTGCAGCTCACCGGCGACGCGCAAGCGCTGTGGGACGGCGAGCTGCGCGCCATCCGCATCACCGTGCAACACGGCTGGTGGCGTGCGCAGGCGCTGCCGCTGCGCTGGTCGCCGCCCGAGCCCGCCCCGCAATTCGCCGCGCAGGGTTGA
- a CDS encoding SDR family oxidoreductase: MNTTQLFSLKGRTALITGGSRGIGRMIAEGFLSQGAKVYISARKADQCDATAKELSALGTCVSLPADVSSMAGIQGVVAAYGQHESQLDILVNNAGAAWGADFDEFPESGWDKVVNLNMKSPFFLTQALKPLLAKGATAGKPSKVINVASIDGIAVNPLETYSYAASKAGLIHLTKRMATHLIQHHIVTTAIAPGAFASEMNRAARDHEEAVAARIPARRIGSDEDMAGAAIFLASRAGDYVLGHTLVVDGGVILGR; this comes from the coding sequence ATGAACACCACCCAACTCTTCTCGCTGAAGGGCCGCACCGCCCTCATCACCGGCGGCTCGCGCGGCATCGGCCGCATGATCGCGGAAGGTTTCCTGTCGCAAGGCGCGAAGGTCTACATCTCGGCGCGCAAGGCCGACCAGTGCGACGCCACCGCGAAAGAGCTCTCGGCCCTCGGCACCTGCGTCTCGCTGCCGGCCGACGTGTCGAGCATGGCCGGCATCCAAGGCGTGGTCGCCGCCTACGGCCAGCACGAGAGCCAGCTCGACATCCTCGTCAACAACGCCGGTGCCGCCTGGGGCGCCGATTTCGACGAGTTCCCCGAGAGCGGCTGGGACAAAGTCGTCAACCTCAACATGAAGTCGCCCTTCTTCCTGACGCAGGCGCTGAAGCCGCTGCTCGCCAAGGGCGCGACGGCCGGCAAGCCTTCGAAGGTGATCAACGTGGCCTCGATCGACGGCATCGCCGTCAACCCGCTGGAGACGTATTCGTATGCCGCCAGCAAGGCCGGCCTGATTCACCTCACCAAGCGCATGGCCACGCACTTGATCCAGCATCACATCGTGACGACGGCCATCGCCCCGGGCGCGTTTGCGTCGGAAATGAACCGCGCCGCGCGCGACCATGAAGAAGCGGTGGCCGCACGCATTCCGGCCCGCCGCATCGGCAGCGACGAAGACATGGCGGGTGCCGCGATCTTCTTGGCTTCGCGTGCCGGCGACTACGTGCTGGGCCACACCTTGGTCGTCGACGGCGGCGTCATCCTCGGGCGCTGA